CAATTAAGATGAGTTAGGAGTATATCTAATTACTCTATAATTATATAGTTTTATGTATTCCTTAATTTGAAATGAACAGGAACTGAAACCCAAACTTTTATAGGCTTGTCTCGTTGTTTTGCAGGTATCCATTTCATTTTCAGTACCGCTTTTAGGGCTGCTTCTTCAAAGCCAACATTAGTGCCTGAATCCTTTAAGATTTGTATTTTTGTACTTTTCCCTTCGGTATCAACTAATACACCCAACATCACCCGGCCTTCAATTCCGCTCATTACTGCTATTTTAGGATACTCGAGATATTTTTGTAAGCTGGCAAAACCTCCAATAGGCTGTGGAGGACTATCGTATGCAATGAATCTGTATCCGTCCTCTTCTGGTTCAGCTAATGGAGGCGGAGGTGGTGGTATCTCATCAAAATCCAATATCGTCTCTGAGATAGTAAGGTCTTCCGGAATCTCATCGTCATCAACAGGTATAGGCAC
This sequence is a window from candidate division KSB1 bacterium. Protein-coding genes within it:
- a CDS encoding energy transducer TonB, producing MRSLKSFPQKRLFTRHFISPLTPITSSNRNFTKKYHKRLQLSLIISLLTLVIFFQLSPKKLYLGAENFEIENLEFIVEDVPPTEQITKAPPPPRPSVPIPVDDDEIPEDLTISETILDFDEIPPPPPPLAEPEEDGYRFIAYDSPPQPIGGFASLQKYLEYPKIAVMSGIEGRVMLGVLVDTEGKSTKIQILKDSGTNVGFEEAALKAVLKMKWIPAKQRDKPIKVWVSVPVHFKLRNT